Within the uncultured Draconibacterium sp. genome, the region TTTTATTTTATTGGATTTTGATTTGAGTACAGAGCTTTGAGTATTGTGAAGCATATTCGTGTCTATTTTCTTCTCTCACTACTCATTACTTTCTACTCATATCCTATGCTTTGTTCATTTTGAATTTCATTCAATCTTAAACCTATGTACTTTCAGTGCATAGTGGTTTAGTAGAGCTTTAAAATTCACGAAGACTTTGTAGCAAAAAGAAGTGAATGCCCGTAAAAACAAGGCTTAATCCACGTCCTTATATATAGTAATACCGATTGAAATCAAATTTAAGAATTTGGGATTATATCGGCTGAACAAGACTTTTCTAAAAATTAACCTCCAATGCAGTATCATTTAGACACCAGTCTACACAAAAATCCAAAACAGAGTAGTATCCAATATTCAACTTGGGGTTTTCTAGTTCTATTTCCAAGTTGTAATTCATTGATCTTCGGTTATGATTTCACCGTTCATAAATGAAAGAAATTAAAGCCTTGTACAAACATTTCGTTTTGCACTGAAATATAAAAGTATCAACCTCCTGGTATATCGAAAGATTACTCAGCATTATTCAACAGAACAGTTAAGAAACCTGGTTAATATTGAGCCGACCGGTCAGTGCTGCAGGATAATATTACAGGGAAACAGTTAAAGGAAAAGAAGACCTTCCCTGAAAAAGTTATCCCGGATAATTCATTTGATTTTAGCAATAGTCATGTTTCTCCGGGTTAATCCCGACTTAGTTGAGTCCATTTTTGAGTATCAAAAATGGGTACAAAACTTCGTCGCATTAAGCTAATTTACTGTTTGTGATGAATAATGCGGATTATGTTCCTTTAATTGATGAAAAACTTCAGTTTGCAGTATTGGGAAAAGAATCTTCCCGGCATTTAACAATAAACAACCTTCCCGGAACACAGGAATTTTGCCCACTAATCAGAAAAACACCCAAACCGGACATAATTATATTGTCTCCTTGTCAATCGATTTTGGTTGATAACATCGATCGAACTGCAATGAACTTCTCAGCTATTAAAAAATTTATACTTTTACCATTCTAACTATTCTTGAAATTTGGGAAACACCAAACTAAATAGCGAATTGATCGGCCTTCTGAAAAAAGGAGATGTTGCTGCCTTTGATACCATTTACAACATGTATTGCCACAAACTACATCAGTTTGTAATTCGGTATTTAAAGCAGGAAGAAGATGCTGAGGAAATTGTGCAGGAAGTCTTTATAAAGATTTGGGAGTCGAGAGAAAAAATTAAAAATCATGCCTCTTTCGAGTCGTTTCTGTTTACCATCTCGTACAATGCAACAATTAGTTTATTGCGTAAACGATTAAGCGAAAGCAAATCAAAAGAGTACCTGAAATCCATCCAGCAAATACAAAACGCCAATACGGTTGTTGACGAACTACAATTCAACGAATTAAACGAAAAGGTACAAAGGCTGCTTGAACAACTTACACCGCGCCAGAAAGAAATATTTATTCTTAGCCGCGAAGAAGGATTGACACATAAAGAAATTGCTCAACGATTAAAAATTTCGGAAAACACAGTAAAAAACCACCTGGTTACATCATTAAAATTCTTAAAATCAAACATGAACACCACACTGATTACCAGTGCATTATTCTTCCACCTATTCTTTTAATACAAAAAAATTAATTTTTTTCTAGTCCCCTATCTGTTTAGATGCGTAATATTATTACCGATTGATCAGATAGGTTAGTCTAGTTGGATTACACAAAGATCCTCCCGTTCGGCGGGAGGTCTTATATTAAAAAAATGAAAAGAGAACTTCTACATAAATATTTAAACAATTCCTGCACTCCTCAGGAGTTCGGCGAATTTACCGCATGGGTAAATAACGAGGCGCTGGTTGATAACAAGCCGGGACAAGAGGATTGGAATACATTTACACCATCGGACAAAAGTGCCGACGACAAAAAATATTCACATTTACTCGATAAAATCCATCACGGAATAAATCTGAAAGAACGTAAAGCAGCAAAAGGAAAATCCATTTCAATGGCCGCTGTTTCAAAATGGTTCTCGCGGGCAGCGGCAATATTGTTCCTGCCACTTTTGGGTGCACTTATTTATTTTTCGTCTGATCATATCATGCAACCCAATTTAACGGCACAGGTTACTGTTGACACGCTTGAAGTGATTGCCCCAATCGGATCGCGAACTGTGGTTCAGCTAACCGATGGAACTGAAGTGAGCCTGAATTATGGAAGTAGCCTGAAATACCCGCGTGAGTTTATTGGAAATACCCGCGAAATAGAATTGGTTGGCGAAGCATACTTTGATGTTGCACACAACGAAAACAAACCTTTTATTGTTAATGCCGGCAACCTGGATATTAAGGTACTTGGTACTGAGTTTAACGTTAATGCCTACCCCGGCGATAAAAACATATCCACAACACTTGTTGAAGGTAAGGTTGCGCTGGAAGAAAACAACCAGATTGGCCAAGTTATAGCTTTGGGAACAATGATACCCGGGCAGCATGTAAAATACGATAAGCAATCAGGCGAAATAGGCTCAACAGTTGGAAACATCGACAAGTATATTGCCTGGAAAGACGGTAAACTGGTATTCGACAACGAACCAATTGCAATTGTAGCCAAAAAGCTCAGCCGTATGTATAATGTTGAGATTCAGGTTGCAGAAGAAATTAAGGACTTAACCTACACGGTAACCTTTGTTGACGAGCCTTTATTCTTCATCCTCGACCTGATGACGGAAACAACACCTGTAAAATACTCGGTATCAACAAGAACTAAATTACCAGACGGCACATATTCTAAACAGAAAATTTTAATAGAAAAACGACAATAAAACAATAGTATCGAACTTAAAAATTAAAGCTTATGAATTGAACAAAACAACAACTACTTACTGTATTGAAAAAAGTACAGGGATATGCGCCAACACATCCCTGTAAAAAATAAACCACCCTGTAGATTTCTGGTACAGGGCTATTTCTAATTAAAACAAGACAAAAGTATGAAAAAAAATGACGATTGCGTCTGGGGTTGGTATGACCTCAGGTTGCGTAAATTTATTAGGCTAATGAAACTAACAATCTTCTTGATGCTGATTTCTGTTGCAAGCGTTTTTGCAACTAAATCTTATTCACAATCAAAGGTACTCAACCTTAACATGAAGAATTCAACCGTAAAAGAGGTCTTGCAAAATATCGAGGCCCAAAGCGAATTCTATTTCATGTACAGCGAAAAAATTATTGATGTAAACAGAGAAGTATCTGTGAATTTCAATGATGAAAAAATAGACGCGGTTCTTAACGAACTTTTCGAAGGAACCGATGTAGATTACCGTGTTAAAGACCGCTTTATTCTGTTGACAACTCCGGAAGTTGCTGCCGACGGAATTATGGTGCAGCAACAAAACAACGTTTCGGGTAGCGTAAAAGATGAAGATGGCTTGCCATTGCCCGGGGTTGCCGTTGTAGTTAAAGGAACTACACAAGGTACTGTTACCGATTTTGATGGTAATTACTCGATTGAAGACGTACCTGCCGGTGCCGTTCTGGCATTCTCTTTCGTGGGCATGAAAGCTCAGGAAATTGAAGTAGGATCACAAACTACAATCAATATTACCATGCTTCCTGAATCAATTGGTTTGGAAGAAATTGTGGCCGTTGGTTATGGTGTACAGAAAAAAGCTACACTTTCCGGGGCTGTTACCAATGTTGAAGGAGAAAAGCTGATCCAAACCCCGGTAACAAACGTTAGCCAAAGTATTGCCGGACGTTTGCCGGGTGTTGTTGCTATCTCAGATGGAGGTGAGCCCGGAAATGATGGTGTTAAATTACGAATCCGCGGGGTAAATACTTTTGGAAAATCTGATCCTCTTGTAGTGGTTGATGGTGTACCCGGACGTTCACTCGAACGTATCGATCCTAGTACTATCGAAAGCATTTCGGTAATGAAAGATGCTTCGGCTGCAATTTACGGTGCTCAGGCTGCAAACGGTGTAATCCTTATTACCACCAAACGTGGTACGATAGGAAAACCTACCGTTAAAGCATCATATAATCAGGGTTTTGCCAAACCAACAGTTGTTCCTGAAATGGCTGATGCGGCACAATACGCAACTTTATTGAATGAAATTGATTATTACGCCGGAAGACCAAACCGATATACTGCCGAAGAAATTCAAAAGTACCGCGATGGTTCAGACCCCTGGAGATACCCAAATACTGACTGGTATGCCGAAACATTGAAAGATTGGTCCAACCAGATTTATGGTAACGTTTCCATTGACGGAGGAACTGAAAATGTTAAATATTTTGTTAGTGTATCCGGAAAATCTCAGGATGGATTTTACGAAAACAGTGCAACAAAATATAATCAGTACGATTTAAAATCCAATTTTGATATTAAAATTAATCAGTATTTAGATCTGTATATCAATACCACCGGTCGTTTTGAAGATCGTAATTTCCCTACCCGCTCAGGCGAAAATATTTTCAGGATGCTTATGCGGTCAAAACCAAATTCGCCGGCATACTGGCCCAATGGCCTTCCCGGACCAGATATTGAATATGGAGATAACCCTGTAGTTATTACTACAGATGCAACAGGTTATAGTCATGATAAAAGATATATCTTTAATTCAGACTTTGGCCTTAACTTCAAAATCCCCGGAGTAGAAGGATTAACATTCAAAGGAAATGCTTCGCTTGACAAAACATTCCGTTTTGATAAGGCTTGGTATACTCCATGGTACCTTTACAGCTGGGATGGACAATCGATGGACGAAAACAACGAACCACTGCTGGTTAAGGGTAAAAAAGGATACGACGATCCAAGATTAAATGAAGCGATGAACAACTCGCAGGGAATTTTGGTAAGTGGTATTTTAAACTACAGCCATACTTTTGATGATAAGCATACGATAAACTTATTAGCCGGAGTAGAAAGAATAAAAAATAAAGGCGACTTGTTTGAAGCATACAGAAGATACTTTCTTACTCCTGCAATCGATCAGCTGTTTGCCGGAGGCCAGAATGAAATAAATAACTCAGGAACAGAATGGAAACAAGCCCGTTTAAATTATTTTGGAAGAGTAAATTATAATTTTGAAGATAAGTACCTGGCCGAATTTGTATGGAGGTATCAGGGTTCGTATATCTTTGAAGAATCAAGTCGTTTTGGATTTTTCCCTGGTGTTTCGCTGGGTTATGTTATTTCTGAAGAAAATTTCTGGAAAGACAATATTTCCTTTTTCAATTTCTTAAAAATCAGGGCATCATGGGGACAAACCGGTAACGACCTTATCGATCCTTATCAATATTTTGCATCTTATAAGTATCGAAAATATTTCGATGATAATGATGATAATGCCAAGAACTTCCTGTATATCTCTAACGGAGGCGATTCTCAGGAACTGGCACTTCGTGAAGGAGTTATTCCTAACGATGGTGTAACATGGGAAACTGCTACCCAGAAAAACATTGGATTTGATTTACAGTTAATGGACGGTACGATTGCTGTTACTGCCGATTATTTCCATAATGAACGTAAAGATGTTTTATGGGAAAACGCAGCTCCTGTTCCTTACACAACCGGAATGGTAAATAAGCTTCCCCGGGAAAACATTGGAAAAGTAAGAAACAGAGGGGTTGATTTCAGCATTAATTATCAAAAACGCTTCAACGATTTTACACTTGGAGTAGGCTTTAACGGAGTATATTCTAAAAATAAAATTCTTTTCTGGAGTGAAACACCTGGAAATCCTGAATATCAACAATCAACAGGAAGGCCAATTGGCTCAGATTTATATTATAACGCAATTGGAATATTCCAAAATCAGGCAGAAATTGATGCCTACCCACATTGGGATGGTGCCCGTCCGGGTGACGTTATTTTCGAAGATTATACGAAAGACGGCAAAATTGATGCAAACGATCGTGTTCGACATGATAAGAGCAGGACTCCAACATTTACCGGAGGGCTGAATATTGACATGACTTATAAAAACTTCGATCTTTCTGCTCTTTTCCAGGGAGCCGCCGGAGGAATTTTTTATGAAACCACAGAATCGGGTGAATTTGGAAACTATTTAGCCAGCTTCTACGACAAACGCTGGACAGAAGACAACCCGAGCACAACAGACCCACGGACTTATAACAGAAACGATGTTTACTGGCTTAACCAGCGAAACACGTATTGGATACATAAATCAAACTATATAAGGCTAAAAAGTATAGAACTGGGGTATACACTTCCAGCATCTTTAACGAATCGTTATTTAATTGATAATGTACGTTTTTATGTAAGTGCATTTAACCTTTTCACATACAGTCCTGATATGGATGATTTTGACCCTGAAATAGTTGACGATACTCCCGGAGCGGGATATGCCTATCCGTTAAATAAAGTTCTTAATGTTGGTTTAAGTGTAACTTTTTAAACTGAAATACCATGAATAAAATAAAAATATTTATACTGTTTACAGCCATTCTGCTTACAGCATGTAATGAAGATTTTCTTGAAGTGGAACCACTAGACCGCTATTCAGATGCTGCTGTATGGACCGATCCTGCTTTAGTTTCTTCTTTTGTTAATAATATCTACATGGGCGAAATGTATGGCTTTCAACTGGAAATGTTAGCTTCTCTTAGCGACATATCCATGACAAAGCGTGCTGAGGTTAACCCGATATTGAACAGCGAGATAAACAACAGCTACCTGAGTGTATTAGCTCCAACCCATTGGATAACCAGTTATCACAATATAAGCTGGAACTACCTGTACGAGAATATACGGGCATGTAATCTTTTTTTAGAAAAGGTAGAAGAAGGCGCATCCGTAGAGGGTGAAGATATAGACCATCTTATTGGAGAAGTACATTATTTAAGGGCAAATTTCTATTATTGGCTAATGAGTTTCTGGGGCGGAGTTCCTATTATTAAAAACTCATATTCCTTAACTGATGATTTCTCAGTAGCAAGAAACAGCCTGGAAGAAACTGTTAATTTTATTGTTTCCGAATGTGATGCTGCAGCAAATATATTACCGGTATCAGGTGATAAAGCACGCGCAACAAAAGGTGCCGCACTTGCACTAAAATCAAGAGTTCTTTTGTATGCTGCCAGCGATCTTTTTAACTCTAACGCTTCCTGGACTTCAAGCTATGCCACCCCTGAGTTAGTTAGCTATGTTGGTGGAGACAGAACTGCTCGTTGGAGAGCTGCTAAAGAAGCTGCTAAAGCTGTTATGGATTTGGGAGTTTACAGCTTATATGGAGGAACAAATCCCGGATCTCCTGAACAAGCTACAGAAAACTATATCAATTTGTTCTTAAACAACGGGAACGAAGAAGATATTCTCCTGTCTTTTTACGATAATGTGAACAGAGATGATTGGCAATCGCCCGATCCTGGTTTGTTTTACGGCCCTAACGGATATAACTGTTGGGGAAACCACACTCCTACACAACAACTTGTAGACTCTTACGAAATGATAGATGGCAGCAAGTTCGATTGGAATAATCCTGAAGAAAAAGCTGCACCTTACGAAAATCGCGACCCTCGTTTCTATGCCAGCATTTTATATGATGGAGCCAAATGGAGACAACGTCCCGATGATGTTATTGCTGCCGATCCTGAAGGTATTGTTCAAACAGGTTATTTTGAAAATGAAGACGGGACTTTTACGGCCGGGTTGGATACTCGTCAAAGCCCGATTCAGGACTGGAACGGAACTTACACAGGGTATTATTTACGTAAGTTTATCGATCCTTCCCTTAATCATCAGTATGAAAAGCAAAAATATCCCTGGCGCCAGATACGCTATGCCGAAGTGCTGTTGAATTACGTTGAAGCTTGTATCGAGTTGGAAGACTATGATGAAGCAAAAACATACTTAAATATGATTCGTAACCGTGCAGGAATGCCAAATATTCCGGCAGAAGAAACAGGTGACGTGTTAAGAGATCGTTATCGTAACGAACGTAAAGTTGAGTTAGCTTACGAGCAACATCGTTACTTCGACATTCGTCGTTGGATGATCGCGCCTGATGTAATCGAAAACGTTCAGGGCTTAAGAATCGAGTATCCTTATGGAACAGATTCACGTACTTTTGAACTTATTGAAGTGCAACAACGCGGATGGAAAGACAAATCATATTTCCTTCCAATATTACTGGATGAATTAAACAGAAACGAACTGTTGATTCAGAATCCGGACTACTAGTAGATTACTAACAAAAGCTTTCCTGCATTTTTAGCCATCATCAGAGGCTTTCTGCAGGAGAGCTTTTCTTTTTTAAACAAGCAGATATTTGTAATTTTGTGCCCCCTAAAGTTCTTTGATCAATTTTTCGATGCCGTTAATTTTCACACTCCGGCATTCATCAATAAAATTGACAGATCGTGTTCAAGGTCGAGACTAAATGCATTGATGGTTCTCTATTTCGGAAAGTAAATTTCATACTATAAATTTGAATAAATACTGCACAATATCAAAACATTAAAACATCCACATGAAACAATTACTCTTACTCATTTCAATCCCTTTATTTACACTTCTTCAGGGATTTGCCCAAACTACCCAAATCGTTTACCTCTCAGGAACAGATGCAGAAAACACTGTTGAATGGGACTTTTTCTGCACCGACGGCAGAAACAGCGAGGAGTGGACAAAAATACCTGTGCCATCAAACTGGGAACTACAGGGTTTTGGAACCTACAACTACGGGCATGACTGGAGCAAAAAAGAAATAATGATTCCTGTTCCGATGGATCAGGAGTTAAAAGAATCGGCAGCAAATAAACAGGGAAAAGGAGACAAAGGCGGCAAGGGATTAATACTGGGCAAAGAACACGGGCTTTACAAACACGAATTTGAAGTGCCGACTAGTTGGAAAGGAAAAACCATCAACATTGTTTTTGATGGTTCAATGACCGACACAAAAGTAAGGGTTAACGGACAATCGGCCGGAGCTTTACACCAGGGTGCTTTTTACCGTTTTAAATACGACATTACCAGTTTGCTGAAATACGGACAAAACAATGTGCTTGAGGTTGACGTTGCCAAACACTCGGCAAACGAATCGGTAAACCGGGCTGAACGACAAGCCGATTTTTGGCTATACGGAGGTATTTACCGTCCGGTTTTTCTGGAAATCTTGCCTGAAATACATATGAACAGAGTGGCAATCGACCCCAAGGCTGACGGTTCGTGTAAAGTGCTCGTCAACCTGGATAAATCGAAAACAGACTATATAGTCACAGCAGAATTATTCGATCTGCAGGGAAATGAAATTGGAACACCTATTCAGACAAAAATTGAAAAAGGAACTAAAAAAGTCTGGCTATCGGGAAAATTCGAAAATGTAAAAGCCTGGAGTCCCGAATGGCCGACTTTATACAACATGAAAATTTCGCTCAGAACAGACGATGCTGTTTTGCACGAGATAACAGAACGAATTGGTTTCAGAACCGTTGAGCTGCGTAAACATGACGGATTTTATATTAACGGAGAAAAAGTTGTTTTTAAAGGTGCTAACCGGCATTCGTTCTGGCCTACAACCGGCAGGGCACTGAGTGAAAAACAACACATCATGGACATTGAGTTGATGAAAGAAATGAACATGAATGCTGTTCGTTGTTCACATTATCCGCCCGACAAACGTTTTCTGGAGCTTTGCGATTCGATGGGACTTTTTGTGCTCGACGAAGTTACCGGCTGGCAACAAGGCTACGATACCATTGTTGGCCCGAAATTGATTAAAGAAACGATTTTAAAAGACGAGAATCACCCGAGTGTCGTTATTTGGGACCATGGAAACGAAGGTGGATGGGATTTCAGGAACGAAAAGGCATTTCAGGAATACGATATTCAAGAACGACCTGTAATTTACCCGTGGCTGTTGCGCAATGGTGTTGATACGCATCATTACCCCGAATTTGAATATGCCATTGGCCGTTACATTTTTGGTAACGACGTATTTATGCCAACCGAATTCCTGCATGGATTATACGACGGTGGCCACGGTGCCGGGCTCGAAGACTATTGGAGAAATTATCAAACCTCACCTCTTCATGCCGGAGGCTTTTTATGGGCTTTGGTTGACGAAGCTGTGTTGCGCACCGATAAGCCGGGAACTGTTTTGGACGGCGACGGCAACCATGCTCCCGATGGAATCCTGGGGCCACACCGCGAAAAAGAAGGCAGCTTTTATACCATTAAGGAAATTTGGTCGCCGGTGCAGGTTGAGCCGGTGGCAATTACAAAAAACTGGAACGGAAGGTTATTCCTGACCAATAAATTTATTTACACCAACCTTAACCAGTGTTCGTTTAAATGGGAGGCTGTTAAAACCGGTTTCGGGGCGAACGAAGAAAAACGGGTTGGTTCGGGTACAATAAAAAGCCCCGATGCCAAACCCGGCGAAACGGCGCAGGTAGAAATTGATTTGAACAACTCGCTTCAACAAGCCGACTTGTTTATATTTACAGCTATCGATCCGCACGGGGCCAAACTTTACACCTGGAGCTGGCCGGTTATTCAGCCAAAAGACAAAGCAAAAGAACTGTTAGTCGAACTCAACACCGGAAGTTCAGATATCTCGATACAGGAAACTGAAAAAGCAGTAACTGCTTCGGTAGCCGATGTGGCCATTGAATTCAGCAAAGCCGACGGAACATTATTATCAGTGAAAAACGGTAAGGGAAATGTATCGTTTACCGGCGGACCGGTTGCTGCAGGCGTTAAACACGAAGTTACCGGAACAGAATGGAAAATGAATGATGATGGTAATTTCCAATTTGAGATTACCACCAAAACCTATCCGCGCAAAATAACCTGGACACTTGAAAAAAGTGGCTTGCTAAAACTTGTTGCCAACCCGCTTCGTGACGGAGTTTTTGATGTTGATTTTGTGGGTATCTCATTTAACTACCCGGAAACCAAATGTACCGGTGTTAAATGGATGGGACGCGGGCCTTACCGTGTTTGGAAAAATCGTTTAAAAGGCAGCGAAATTGGTGTTTGGGAGAAAGAGTACAACAACACCATTACCGGCGAAAGTTTCGAAAATATGGTTTATCCCGAGTTTAAAGGCTACCATGGAAACCTGTTCTGGGCAACCCTGGAAACTACAGAAAGCCCGATTACCATTATCTCGGAAACGCCAAACTTGTATTTCCAGCTGTTTAAGCCGGGCAAACCACAACAAGTGGCAGGCGGTACTTTCCCTGCATTTCCCGAGGGCGATATTTCGTTCTTGTATGAGATTCCGGCTATTGGCACCAAGTTCTTCCAAATCGACAGATTGGGTCCAACCGCTAAAAAAGGAATGTTCTTCGAACGCAGGGGCGACGACAGTTACCCGATAAAACTGTGGTTCGATTTTAGAGCCGAGTAATACATTTTAGCGATTTGTTTAATTGCAAATCACCTGACTTATAAAAGAGGTTGTTCTTTGTTGTTGCCCAACCTGTTTATATTGAGTTTTAATAGTAATACCAATTATGAAAATGATTAGGCTATTTTGCAATTATTTTCATAATTGGTATAATGCCGATACTGAGAAATTAAATCATTGCAAGTAAACGAAACAATAGCTCACAATTTTTCGTCATCGGTATAACTTAAAATGTGGTTAAAACAGGAAGAACCTCTTTTTCTTTCGAAGTAAACATGATTC harbors:
- a CDS encoding TonB-dependent receptor, with translation MKNSTVKEVLQNIEAQSEFYFMYSEKIIDVNREVSVNFNDEKIDAVLNELFEGTDVDYRVKDRFILLTTPEVAADGIMVQQQNNVSGSVKDEDGLPLPGVAVVVKGTTQGTVTDFDGNYSIEDVPAGAVLAFSFVGMKAQEIEVGSQTTINITMLPESIGLEEIVAVGYGVQKKATLSGAVTNVEGEKLIQTPVTNVSQSIAGRLPGVVAISDGGEPGNDGVKLRIRGVNTFGKSDPLVVVDGVPGRSLERIDPSTIESISVMKDASAAIYGAQAANGVILITTKRGTIGKPTVKASYNQGFAKPTVVPEMADAAQYATLLNEIDYYAGRPNRYTAEEIQKYRDGSDPWRYPNTDWYAETLKDWSNQIYGNVSIDGGTENVKYFVSVSGKSQDGFYENSATKYNQYDLKSNFDIKINQYLDLYINTTGRFEDRNFPTRSGENIFRMLMRSKPNSPAYWPNGLPGPDIEYGDNPVVITTDATGYSHDKRYIFNSDFGLNFKIPGVEGLTFKGNASLDKTFRFDKAWYTPWYLYSWDGQSMDENNEPLLVKGKKGYDDPRLNEAMNNSQGILVSGILNYSHTFDDKHTINLLAGVERIKNKGDLFEAYRRYFLTPAIDQLFAGGQNEINNSGTEWKQARLNYFGRVNYNFEDKYLAEFVWRYQGSYIFEESSRFGFFPGVSLGYVISEENFWKDNISFFNFLKIRASWGQTGNDLIDPYQYFASYKYRKYFDDNDDNAKNFLYISNGGDSQELALREGVIPNDGVTWETATQKNIGFDLQLMDGTIAVTADYFHNERKDVLWENAAPVPYTTGMVNKLPRENIGKVRNRGVDFSINYQKRFNDFTLGVGFNGVYSKNKILFWSETPGNPEYQQSTGRPIGSDLYYNAIGIFQNQAEIDAYPHWDGARPGDVIFEDYTKDGKIDANDRVRHDKSRTPTFTGGLNIDMTYKNFDLSALFQGAAGGIFYETTESGEFGNYLASFYDKRWTEDNPSTTDPRTYNRNDVYWLNQRNTYWIHKSNYIRLKSIELGYTLPASLTNRYLIDNVRFYVSAFNLFTYSPDMDDFDPEIVDDTPGAGYAYPLNKVLNVGLSVTF
- a CDS encoding RagB/SusD family nutrient uptake outer membrane protein, which codes for MNKIKIFILFTAILLTACNEDFLEVEPLDRYSDAAVWTDPALVSSFVNNIYMGEMYGFQLEMLASLSDISMTKRAEVNPILNSEINNSYLSVLAPTHWITSYHNISWNYLYENIRACNLFLEKVEEGASVEGEDIDHLIGEVHYLRANFYYWLMSFWGGVPIIKNSYSLTDDFSVARNSLEETVNFIVSECDAAANILPVSGDKARATKGAALALKSRVLLYAASDLFNSNASWTSSYATPELVSYVGGDRTARWRAAKEAAKAVMDLGVYSLYGGTNPGSPEQATENYINLFLNNGNEEDILLSFYDNVNRDDWQSPDPGLFYGPNGYNCWGNHTPTQQLVDSYEMIDGSKFDWNNPEEKAAPYENRDPRFYASILYDGAKWRQRPDDVIAADPEGIVQTGYFENEDGTFTAGLDTRQSPIQDWNGTYTGYYLRKFIDPSLNHQYEKQKYPWRQIRYAEVLLNYVEACIELEDYDEAKTYLNMIRNRAGMPNIPAEETGDVLRDRYRNERKVELAYEQHRYFDIRRWMIAPDVIENVQGLRIEYPYGTDSRTFELIEVQQRGWKDKSYFLPILLDELNRNELLIQNPDY
- a CDS encoding FecR domain-containing protein — encoded protein: MKRELLHKYLNNSCTPQEFGEFTAWVNNEALVDNKPGQEDWNTFTPSDKSADDKKYSHLLDKIHHGINLKERKAAKGKSISMAAVSKWFSRAAAILFLPLLGALIYFSSDHIMQPNLTAQVTVDTLEVIAPIGSRTVVQLTDGTEVSLNYGSSLKYPREFIGNTREIELVGEAYFDVAHNENKPFIVNAGNLDIKVLGTEFNVNAYPGDKNISTTLVEGKVALEENNQIGQVIALGTMIPGQHVKYDKQSGEIGSTVGNIDKYIAWKDGKLVFDNEPIAIVAKKLSRMYNVEIQVAEEIKDLTYTVTFVDEPLFFILDLMTETTPVKYSVSTRTKLPDGTYSKQKILIEKRQ
- a CDS encoding glycoside hydrolase family 2 TIM barrel-domain containing protein, producing MKQLLLLISIPLFTLLQGFAQTTQIVYLSGTDAENTVEWDFFCTDGRNSEEWTKIPVPSNWELQGFGTYNYGHDWSKKEIMIPVPMDQELKESAANKQGKGDKGGKGLILGKEHGLYKHEFEVPTSWKGKTINIVFDGSMTDTKVRVNGQSAGALHQGAFYRFKYDITSLLKYGQNNVLEVDVAKHSANESVNRAERQADFWLYGGIYRPVFLEILPEIHMNRVAIDPKADGSCKVLVNLDKSKTDYIVTAELFDLQGNEIGTPIQTKIEKGTKKVWLSGKFENVKAWSPEWPTLYNMKISLRTDDAVLHEITERIGFRTVELRKHDGFYINGEKVVFKGANRHSFWPTTGRALSEKQHIMDIELMKEMNMNAVRCSHYPPDKRFLELCDSMGLFVLDEVTGWQQGYDTIVGPKLIKETILKDENHPSVVIWDHGNEGGWDFRNEKAFQEYDIQERPVIYPWLLRNGVDTHHYPEFEYAIGRYIFGNDVFMPTEFLHGLYDGGHGAGLEDYWRNYQTSPLHAGGFLWALVDEAVLRTDKPGTVLDGDGNHAPDGILGPHREKEGSFYTIKEIWSPVQVEPVAITKNWNGRLFLTNKFIYTNLNQCSFKWEAVKTGFGANEEKRVGSGTIKSPDAKPGETAQVEIDLNNSLQQADLFIFTAIDPHGAKLYTWSWPVIQPKDKAKELLVELNTGSSDISIQETEKAVTASVADVAIEFSKADGTLLSVKNGKGNVSFTGGPVAAGVKHEVTGTEWKMNDDGNFQFEITTKTYPRKITWTLEKSGLLKLVANPLRDGVFDVDFVGISFNYPETKCTGVKWMGRGPYRVWKNRLKGSEIGVWEKEYNNTITGESFENMVYPEFKGYHGNLFWATLETTESPITIISETPNLYFQLFKPGKPQQVAGGTFPAFPEGDISFLYEIPAIGTKFFQIDRLGPTAKKGMFFERRGDDSYPIKLWFDFRAE
- a CDS encoding RNA polymerase sigma-70 factor, which codes for MGNTKLNSELIGLLKKGDVAAFDTIYNMYCHKLHQFVIRYLKQEEDAEEIVQEVFIKIWESREKIKNHASFESFLFTISYNATISLLRKRLSESKSKEYLKSIQQIQNANTVVDELQFNELNEKVQRLLEQLTPRQKEIFILSREEGLTHKEIAQRLKISENTVKNHLVTSLKFLKSNMNTTLITSALFFHLFF